From Apilactobacillus bombintestini:
CGATGAGAGCGATAAAATCACCATTTTGTACGGAAAAATTTAAATCATTAACAATAATTTGCTGGTCGTAGCCAATACTGGCATGCGTTACTTTTAGTGGCATAGGTCATCTCCTAAACTATTGGGATGATAGGATTTTACCACGTAAATAGAAAAAAGCTCTTAGTTTAACACTAAGAGCTTGGTTTTTATTTAATTTAGTTATTTAGTAACCAGAAGAAGATTACGAAGACTACCGCTAAAATATACATTAAAGGATGTACATCTTTACCACGTTTAGCGGCTAGCATAGAGATAGGATAAATCACAAATCCTAATGCGATACCGTCGGAAATACTGTAAGAAAGAGGCATTCCTAAAACAATGATAAAGGATGGTGCGGCAATTTCGAACTTATCCCAATGAATATCTTTTAGAGAATTTGCCATTAAGATACCAATGATAATTAAGGCAGGTGCAGTAACTTGATCGGTGATAACGCCCAATAGTGGGGAGAAGAAAGTTCCTAGGATAAATAAAATACCAGTAATAATAGCTGTGAATCCGGAACGACCACCCACGGCGATACCTGCAGAAGATTCTACGAAAGCACCCATTGGAGAAGCACCTAGTAGTGAACCACCTACAGTAGTTAAGGAATCAGCACCTAACGCACGACCGATACGAGGAATCTTGTTGTCGCGAATCAAACCTGCTTGTTTAGCAAGACCTACTAGAGTACCCGTGGTATCAAAGAAGGTTACTAATAAGAAAGTGAAAACGACAATCCATAATTGCACGCTGTTGATTTCGCCGATGTGAGAAACACCAGCTAGAAATACGGGTTTGATACTTGGAATTCCGGCTACGATGTGAGAAGGTAGCGCAATTAAATGAGTGCACATACCTAAGATAGTAGTAGCAACCATACTAATGAAGATGGCGGCAGGAACGCGGGCACTCATTAAAACGACGGCCACGAATAAACCGAAAATAGTTAACCAAGTACTACCTACGTGAAATGATCCTAAAGTAACTAAAGTACTTTTATCAGCGACGATTAAACCACCTTGATTTAATCCTAGAAAAGCAATGAATAAACCGATACCACCAGCGATGGCACTTTTTAGATCGCTAGGGATGGCATCAATGATAACTTCTCTAATTTTAAAAGCAGTTAAAACTAAGAAAATAAGTGAAGCAATCAAAGTTCCGGCTAAAGCCGTTTGCCAAGGCACGTGCATGCCGATACATACGGAGTAAGCGAAGAACGCATTCATTCCTAAACTAGTGGATAATGCGATGGGATAGTTGGCAATGACACCCATTAAGAAACAACCTAGGGCAGTGGCTAAAGCAGTGGCAGTAAATGCGGCTCCTTTGTCCATGCCGGAAGCACTCATAACGTTGGGGTTAACGAATAATATGTAAACCATCGAAACGAAAGTGGTTAAACCAGCTAAACATTCGGTACGATAATTGGTACCTAATTCATCAAAATGAAAATAACGGGCAATTCCCTTTAACATAAAACATTCTCCTTTAATGTTCGTATTTTTGATATCTCACGATTATATATTACCACAATTTTCGATAAAGTCTACTAAAAGACGAACGATATAAACAAAAAATACGCAAAAATTGGTTTTTCGTAATAAAAAAGCCCCTATATCCGATTAATTACCGAATATAGAGGCTAAAAACTTAACTATAGATTTTTGAATTCATTATCGATTTGAGCGTATTCTTCATCACTTAGAGAAACGTTCATAGCTTTGGCATTGCTTTGTACTTGTTCAGGCTTCTTAGCACCAGGAATAACTACAGTAATGTCAGGGTTCTTCATGTACCAAGCTAATACTAATTGAGCAATAGTAGCATCATGCTTGTCAGCTAATGGCTTTAGACCGTTAACTTTCTTAACGATGTTTGCAAAACGTTCGCCAGAAAAGTCAGGGTTACCATGTCTGATATCATCTTCTGGGAAGTCTACTACTTCTGAGTACTTACCAGTTAATAAACCAGAAGCTAATGGGAAGAATGGTACGAATGAAATGTTGTTTTCTCTTAAGTAGTCGAACATTTCGTTTTCGGCGTCACGGTGTAATAGACTGTATTGATCTTCAACTACATCTACGTAGCCGTCTTTGTTGGCTTCTTTGATTTGGTCTAATGAGAAGTTAGAAACTCCGATAGCCTTAATCTTGCCTTCTTCTTTTAGTTCATGTAAAGCAGCTACCGCTTCATCCTTAGGAGTTTGGTCGTCAGGGAAGTGGATGTAGAAAATATCAATGTAGTCAGTTTGTAGACGTTTTAGAGCATCTTCTACGGCTTGTTTTAAGAATTGTGGGTTATTATTAATAGTTACATCGCCATTGCTAGTGTCTTGTGCAGCTTTAGTAGCAATTACGAACTTACTACGGTCGTAGCCTTGAATAGCTTTACCGATTAATTCTTCGGAATGACCCATACCGTATGCAAAGGCAGTATCTAATAAAGTGATACCACTGTCTAAAGCAGTTTTGACGATTTGAATACCAGTTTCATCGTTTAAATTAGGGAATAGGTTGTTACCACCTACCGCGTTAGTACCTAAACCAAGTGAGGTAGATTCAACATTTGATTTACCAATTTTTACCATATTAATGGCCTCCTTAATTATTCATTTGTCATACTAATAATAACACCACAATAAAACAAAACCTACCCTAAAGAAAGTCATGAAGTGTTATTCGTCGGTTTGGGTACC
This genomic window contains:
- a CDS encoding NCS2 family permease produces the protein MLKGIARYFHFDELGTNYRTECLAGLTTFVSMVYILFVNPNVMSASGMDKGAAFTATALATALGCFLMGVIANYPIALSTSLGMNAFFAYSVCIGMHVPWQTALAGTLIASLIFLVLTAFKIREVIIDAIPSDLKSAIAGGIGLFIAFLGLNQGGLIVADKSTLVTLGSFHVGSTWLTIFGLFVAVVLMSARVPAAIFISMVATTILGMCTHLIALPSHIVAGIPSIKPVFLAGVSHIGEINSVQLWIVVFTFLLVTFFDTTGTLVGLAKQAGLIRDNKIPRIGRALGADSLTTVGGSLLGASPMGAFVESSAGIAVGGRSGFTAIITGILFILGTFFSPLLGVITDQVTAPALIIIGILMANSLKDIHWDKFEIAAPSFIIVLGMPLSYSISDGIALGFVIYPISMLAAKRGKDVHPLMYILAVVFVIFFWLLNN
- a CDS encoding aldo/keto reductase — translated: MVKIGKSNVESTSLGLGTNAVGGNNLFPNLNDETGIQIVKTALDSGITLLDTAFAYGMGHSEELIGKAIQGYDRSKFVIATKAAQDTSNGDVTINNNPQFLKQAVEDALKRLQTDYIDIFYIHFPDDQTPKDEAVAALHELKEEGKIKAIGVSNFSLDQIKEANKDGYVDVVEDQYSLLHRDAENEMFDYLRENNISFVPFFPLASGLLTGKYSEVVDFPEDDIRHGNPDFSGERFANIVKKVNGLKPLADKHDATIAQLVLAWYMKNPDITVVIPGAKKPEQVQSNAKAMNVSLSDEEYAQIDNEFKNL